The following nucleotide sequence is from Salvia splendens isolate huo1 chromosome 2, SspV2, whole genome shotgun sequence.
ttattatatttatatttcacaatagattttatgatttaaaatacataaaatatattttatgtataattatatttatattttatggtatataccgaatttcggtataaTGCGATTTAtgaaaattcatatcgttaccttaccgaaagatttcggtaaggtatcataccgtatcgaaaatcacggtataccgaaaatttggtattttcactatttttcggtacgataaggccgaTATCTTTAGCATTAAAGCGGAAAGTATGAGATTGGATAGGAGGTCAATATTATTACTGTAATGTATGTTTTGAGCTtgaattaaattggggctcaatttaattaatgaaaGTCAAACAGGTTTAGCCCAAGTCAACCTCCATAGATCTCTAATATAACCCATcgtaactctatataaaggagactacaCTGAAGACAAACAATGAGATTATTattcataattttcaaaattcaccCCTCTGAAGATTTTTGAAATATTCTCCTATTTTGAGAAAAAATTATGTTTTCTTCGTAATCTAATCATTTCGGTTTtgataagctttgcccacccaaagatCATAACTTGAGTTCAGGAATAGATTATAAGATTTGTGGTTGAGTTTTGAAGATCATTacatggagaaggcgcaagTAATTGTCGATTCTTTGAAGAATCAATTATATAAtactaaaccgtagaattcatgctTTAGGATTTAtgttctttaagcatgaattatttgcattctggcatgcaattatgtgttaacatgtgaattgattaaaccAATAATCTATTAAATAATTCCTTagtctgatttatttatttggtgCAAGTCTCCTGCCATGCAATTATGTGTTAATATTTGAATTGATTAAGCTCATAATCTATTAATTagatcatttatttatttattttgtgcaagTCTTCCAATGTACTCTAGCAATTCTAGCTTTTATAACAATACTACTGCTAATTATGGATATGCGAAGGTCGTACAATGACATCAAACTCCAGCAATTCTAGCTTTTACaacaatactactactaattatgGATATGTAAAGGTCGTACCAAATACATCAAACTCGAGCAATTCTAACTTTTACAACTACTTCTACTACTAATTATGGATCTGCGAAGGTCGTTCAATAAAATAGATCGCTCACAAGCTTTATATAAAGAGCAAAAGGCGGTTTAGGCACGAATGCGTTACAAGTTTGGAATATAACTATCTAAAGTATGAAAGAAGTGTAAAGAGGATAAAAGtgagtttttaattatttcatcaacAAGCGTGCTTCAATTGTGGCATCCACAGACTTTTTGGAGCACCATATAATCCatgattatatattatatgataggtcatctttattcaattatttattttcgtAAGTTTACGCCgtcgatttatttatttttaatccaATCAATAAAGTGCTTGATCAAATGGAAAACAAATTATGTCATtatcatgttttaattggaCCTCACACTAACACATCTTACCTAATTCGTGAAAAATGTATGCATATGAGCGGAACTAAACGATGAAAAATATGTATTCTGATATAAGATGGGCGTGCTAGACTTCGAATAAttattacattttattattgtgAAAAATGTGCATTCTGATATAACTGGTCCCATTTATTTTGGTATTCTTTatcaaattatattataatcGAAAAGGTAATATgatcattaaaattaaaaatattaaaaacttgtactaatatattttaaaagatTGCAGATATGGTATGTGACAAAATTTTAGGTATCAAATAAATGAATTGGACCATCTTATCACATACACAAATTATCATCatgttataacttataagtaTAATACGAGACGGATCATTCAAAGATTctatttatctttttaaatttgaaaacttTATTTGGTGCTATATTTGGATTTTTCTAAGTGATTGATTGCATAATTTGAAAGGCATGATGCCAATATTGCAATATAGTACTAATACTATGTTCGGGCATAGAAAATAATATAAtcctttttcaatttttttattatccaATTTTGGCGCCATTATTAGTACTAATTAGTTTGGTGCCATATTCGAACATATTGCATACAAAATTGTTTCAATAACTATGCTGATTCAGCTACTCAAGAGGAAACATAATAAATGCTACAAACCTAATTCCAAAGTACTACTCccccgtccctgaaaatttgtcacatatttcAATTTTCCTCTATCTCTAAAAAattgtcatatttcacttttatcatttttagtagtggATCTTACATTACACTAATTCATtcacattcacattttattataaaactattatataaaaataggactcacttgccaccaactttttcaactcactttctattacatttcttaaaactcatgccgggtcaaatggtgacgaattattaaggacggagggagtattaaatgaTGATCCGTGAACAGAAAACAAATTACATAAgtatagtaaaaaaatactaatgaAATTGAAATAACAATCAATTTATAGTACTGATTGCACATGATAGAACGTGTAGCATGGCCCATTTCAATCCCTAGAAATGAGAATCTGGAGTTCAATTTGCAATTAAAGTCCAAAAGGCCACATACCAAATTCTTGAGATACAGACAACTAAAATCGTTTTTGTCAAacaaattattcattttttgcTGTATAATTGACACGCTAAACGAGGAATTGAAACATGACAAAATCACTGGTATTATATTTCTGTGGGGCTTTGAAATATTTGgactaattattttaaaattttcaatttgatGGATTATATGATTCAATTTTTACACTATATTAAAATGCATCATCTAGAACACACCTTTTAATTTTAGGACATCCGCAATGCTGTCTCTTATCattctcttaaccatctcatctcttcactattcatgggccctactgtacttttcatctcatctcttaactaagagacaatacctgcaaccctccatctcttagaccagctgcaacgctgtctcttatccgtctcttaaccgtctcttaaattactattcatgggccccactgtacttttttacttcatctcttaactaagggacagaatctgaaccctccatctcttatttgtcccttaaccgtctcttaaattactattcattcaatttcatttttttatttttatttccaacaaattcaattaataaaaacacatttcattaaataaaataaaataaaattacaacataaaattcataaaatcctaaataaattaaaaatacataatttaataatttcctccgccaaattttgccaaaatgtgctccattagatcatcttggaatTGGGCGTGGGAGGTAGAGTCatgtgtccttgcccgaatagacaatcattcttgtatagacggatgcactccactgcgaggcggactacttgtggtagagcttccggggcttaagggtcgaaccaatttgagaagaatagatgtgtgtttgtgtgtgaaatgatgatgaaataggagtacttatagagtaaaaaaaaataaaaaaaataggaaaacggtcaaaaaacggtaatattaccgttttttgaattttaatttttttattaaattcgattttttaaaaatgatttattgcgtcagcgtgatgaaacccactcgcggggcggcgagtgggcgtcacgcatggcgccggagcgcgccacgtcgcgcgcgcgcgtgtggcgagacgtctcgcaggccgtctcggagagacgggtgtctcggcgggctggggacgcgacgggacgctgcaacgggTCCCGCGCGCGTCTCGTCACGGAGGAACGGGCTTCGAGCCActcgcgtaacgcgttgcgggtggccttaacCGTGTCTTAACTATCTCATCCCTtaaatattaattcaatttcattttttattttatttccaacaaattcaattaataaaaacacacttcattaaataaaataaaattacaacttaaaattctaaaaaaataaaaaaccacattaataaaatctaaaaaaaaataaaattacaatggatgtaagtccgggatcgaCGTTGAGGCgccgcggcttcctcctcctccctacgtcgatcttcttctagcgattcttccattattcgacgcatttgctcaaacggatacatgaatggattaaatttgggagaagaataatgttttgagatgaaaattagagaggaaagagagatgatttgagaaggatagatgtgtgtttgtgtatataaatgagaatgaaagaggagtatttatagaataaaaaagaaaaaaaaaattaaaatttcaaaggTAATAAAagggtaatattaccgtttttcattttatttattttattttattttttattaaaatcgaatttttaaaaaatgatttattgcgtcagcgtgacgacgcccactcgcgggccgacgagtgggcgtcacgcctagcgccagcacTCGCCACGTGGCgttggcgcgtggcgagctgtcgcgagagccgtccctccgggacgagacgctCGGCGAGACGAGACCAGGACGGAAGGCTGCAAagccgtctcgtctctccgagacgagaccgaaACGGTTAAGAGATgtgttgcggatgctcttaggttgCTTTGGAAACCGTTTGTTTTCTATATTCTTgttaacaaaaattaattaaaaagttatattaatttaagacaAGATCTCTAAGTTTTTCTTATTGAGAAGCAaaaccataatttttgaaaGACATTTAGTTTCACTTAAATTAGAAGGAAAAAATATCGACAATAATATGCAGCGTAGATAATTAGGAAAAATACAATAAGTACAATATTAGGACTATATAACTAACAGCTAACCCTCCGAAATTTTTGAAAGATTTTTAAATAACTAGTTTATGCATAACTATTCACATTCATtaagattttaaaaattgtCTATTCGAAATCTAATACTTTCACAAATTCTTCATAGATGCAGCAGTACATCCTCCATAttcgaaaaaaaattgtaaattgaAGTTGTCGATAATAATAAAATGGGTTTTTTGTTTAACAACATAAATGGAGAATATCTCCATAAATAAATTAGAGATAACTATGATATTTAATTATTGCTTGTTTGGTAGCCTAGATAAGGCTAAGACATATGAGTTATATGGGTTATTTGGTGGATAAAATAAGGTCATGTTAGGCCATCAAAGCCCATCTCGGCCCGCTGAGGCCCGAAGGGAATTAGTTCAAAAAGGTGGATTATTTAACTACCCAAAAGAGTGAGATAGCATATCCTTTAACTTAAAGCCcatcttaattaattatctaGTGTTAATTTAACATATCTACCAAACATGCACTTAGTGTATATCACCAAACTCACGAAGCACTCCTGGACTTTCCAAATACCTACAGGCTTCCATTAATATTTGATATTAAAATGCAAAGACATGTgacaatattatttttaaaaactaatcacaaaatatattataacaAAATTCACTAAATTTGTAATTCTCTCTAAAATTTCATAGTAAGACAGAAATCAAGGCCACAGCAAAAAGAAAAAGGTTAACCTTAATATAAAGCGGGCCCATCGATTATTCCTGGGCCCCCCGGTCAACTGGCATTTTAGGCCGAAAATGAAATCGGAGTACTCCATATTAAAGGCCCGCTAAACGGGCCCACATACCTACTCTATCATCCCCTGCGACGCATACATGTGTTGGGCGACTGACACCTCATTTAGCAACCGTCCGATTGTATTACTAAGAGCTCTACTTCCtctctcctctctttctctctctatctcattATCACTCGCTTTTTTTCTTCGCGGGATTTCTCTCTCTATAGCTATTCCGCAGTTGTGTCTCTATATTTCTATCTGCAGGGAAGCTCCTTTCTCTCTTTTCGGCGGCATCGAGCTCTACGCTTACGCTTCCTTCAATTCTAAGAAGATTTCTTGCTTTTCCCCTGACTGACTCCCTATTCTCTGCAATTCCTTACTTTGCTTTCAGTGTAAGTTCACTTCTGCATTATTGCTTTCCGCAATTTCCTCTTCTCTCTTCCGGGACGTTTTCGTCGAATGTGTTACTAGTTTCGCCGCTTTCTTTAGATTTCTTGCTTTCAGCTGCGCAGCTGGTCATTGTGCTGGTGCTACCTCTTGATTTCATGTCAGTTAATTTTTAGGTTCAAATTAGTGCGGATTTAAGAGCATTTTGTAGTTACTGAGCTGAAGGTTGTTTGGATCTGTGGTTTGCTTGATTGGGAGATTTTGTAGATAGGACCgacattttggtattttagtttatttttcgCTTTAAGCGTTAGTTTTACAAAATAGTCCATCAAAACGTGCGTTTTATGAGTTTGATTACGAACATTTCCAAAATCTGAGGGAAAATTGACCGCAGAGACTGAATTTGGGGTTATTGTGAGCACTAAAGACTGCTGTAACGCTGATTTATTAAAGTTATTAATTAGAAGTTGCTAAATAACGCTTACTACTCTCAGAATCTGTGGCTATATTTGTTGCATCTCCATTCGACAATCTAGATGTGCAAGTTTAACTAGTTATTGCATTTGGATTTATTGAAAAATGTACTTTGGTTTTTGAGTATGGTCTAACGAGTCATGTTTGTTTCAAGTTTACTTGTTTTCACTGATTAATCTAATTTTACTTCTATGTTGCATGTTCGTTCGTCAAAGCTAATATTTGTGTTGTTCCTGTTAGTGATGCTTTACCTCTTCTATCTGTGTGTTTAAGGCATTGAGGCCAGTTTTTGGTCTAGTTTATTTTTTCTGTCTGGCTTGGACACAATCATCTGAGAACTCAGATTggtaaaagttaaaaaaaaggtTCAATGGGTGCAATTGAATCATTTAATCTTGGATTATTTGTGGCTGATTGCTTTGTAATCCATTTCGATGTATTAGAAAGTTTGGTAGTTTGCTGAAAAAATACTTGTTACCTCTGTTTTCAGGAGAAGATATCCTTACAGCACTCAGATTGTTAGTTTCAATTAAAGCTACTCCACCTTTTAGTTTCTGACTGCTAGAGTGAGGATGTAATGCATGCCGTCAAGCAGCCTAGTTCCAGAAGTGTAGAAATGTCTATGGACATGGATGTTGTACGACAAGAGAGGAGCTTGGGACAAAGACAAAATGTGGTTTCTGTTGGAGAGAAAACTCCATTGCCCTGGATAGAAAAGGCTAGGCTGCTTCAAGGGAAGCACAGGGTTCGACATTCTTTTAGCCAGCCATCCGATGATCGGGGATTGGATTTTACTGAGAATGCAAGTGCTGAGAAAGTCCGGTCTAGATATGCAGGAAATGAGCGAAAGCCTCGGGTTGGAGGCAGGGCATTTGATGATAATGAGCTTGTAAAGCACATGTCTAATTTACCTGGCTTTCTCCAGCATGTAGAGAAGGACAATACCATCCAGGACAAGGCTCTGAACTTTGGTGTTCTTGACTGGAAACGTTTGGAGAAGTGGAAGTACACTGAGCGTATGCCTGGAAAACTTCTCAGGAAAGCTTCACCAACTAGCGATTCATTTGTTTCAGCAAGTGGGCTGCCAAAAATAAGTCCAAACTTGAAAAGACAACCCTCTTTACATACTCCTTACCCCAGTTTGTCACATTCGGCCAAGCAACCAGTGGCAGATGGTTCATCATCTCAGCAACCACATCCTCCTCAAAGTTTATTTATCAAGTCATCAAAGGAAGGAAGAAATAGTAAATACCAGAAGGAAGAAGAATATGTTGAGTATCTCAAATCTAAAGGAAAGGAAAGATGCAACCAAAAATATCACACTGCAGAAAGTATTAGGATTGTGATGCAGCAAAACCATTTTAAGCAAACAGAGAAGTATTCTGACCAATATTCTTCTGAAACAATTGCATACAAGAGCAAGATGAATCCACAGAAAGAGACAGTGTCAGAAAGGGAAGCTTCTTCTTCGTCATCCAAGCAGAGGAAACAAAAGGTTGCTCCCCTTCCACCCAACAAAGTTAGAGCTTATGGGAAGAAGAGTGAGAGGAGATATGATGAATTGAAACTTACCTCTGGATGTTCAGCACCAGAGCCACAAAATATAGTGCTTCTTGTTCCCAAAGATTTACAAGAAAAAGGTCGCTCAGAAAGTTCACAGATAACAGAATCCAGGACCTCACTTGATACAAAATTATCAGCAGTAGCAGTGACAGGGAACCGATTGTCTGGTTTCTGTTCACCCCGGGAGCTGTATTCTGGAGGATACTCTGATATTCCCCATTCTTGTCCTCTTCCATCAAGTTCCATGAAGCCCCATGACTTGTTAGCTTCTCATGCAACTGATGCAGATATTTTCCCAAATGCAGATTCTATCACCTCCACGTCATCTGAAGCTAAATTTTCAGATATGAGCGAAGAAGATATAAGGGCCTCAGCTTATATTGAGGCTTCCACTAGAAAACAAAGTATCAATGGTGAACAGTCCACTGCCAAAGGAAGATCTCCCTCACCTACACGACGGTTCAGCTTTAACCTGGGAAAGATGGGCAGAAGTTTTAGCTTTAAGGAAAGCTCAGAAGTTCCACAATTGTGTTCTACATATACTCCTGTAAAATCGGCCCCGGTGAGGTCTGAAGTTTCCCGTAGCATGGATAGCGTTGATAAGGATCAGGCAAATTCTAGTAGCAAAGCAAGGTCCAGCCCTTTAAGGAGATTGCTGGACCCATTGCTCAAGCAAAAAACAAGTAGTGATACTGTTCGACCACTAAATGGAAGCTTGCGCTCCATGACGGCCAGTCCCACAGGCATCAAGGGACCACCTCAAGATAAGAGGCCTGATGAATCAAATTTTCAGGCTCTTTTGCAACTCACTTTCAAGAATGGGCTACCTTTCTTTAGACTAGTGGTGGAGAACAGGAAGGACATGCTAGCTGCGGCTGTGAAGAGATTGCCAACTTCTGAAAAGAATGATCCttgcatggtttactcattctACACCGTTCATGAGATTAAGAAAAAGAGCATGAACTGGATTAATCACGGGTCAAAGAGCAAAACTTGTAGCCTTGGCTATAGTATAATTGGTCAGATGAAGATTTCAACTGTTTATCATCTGAAAGCAAACAGAGAGGGTACTAGTGAATGTGATGCAAGGGAATGCGTCCTGTACGGTGTTGATCCAGGTCAGGTAGATAAGCAAATGCTTGCATTTGTGCCTAAGAAGGAGATTGCAGCGATTGTAGTCAAAAACTCTAGTAAAAGGGTCAATGGTGGAGAGTTTATGGATAAAAACCAACGATCTGAAGGGAGGAATTTCCCACAGCTTGTGTTCCCAGCATCATTAGAAAGCCAAGAAAAAGCAAATTCTAATGGCACAATAGTCATCCTTCCTGGCGCAGTTCATGGTATACCTATCAAAGGCACACCTTCCTCATTAATTAGTCGATGGAGATCTGGTGGTTGTTGTGATTGTGGAGGATGGGACGTGGGCTGCAAGCTGCGGATACTTGCTGACAGCAGAAAAGGCAGTTACAATATTCAGGAATCAGCGTCAAGCTCTGTTGATCATGTTAATCTTTTCATGCAGGTACTTGTTATACTTCACGATACTACCCCCTTCAACTTTAAGTCTCGGTAAACTAACTATTTCTAATGATTTTAACAGGGTGGAGAGCACACGGGCAGACCTGTTTTCAGCTTAAAACCATTTAGCGATGAGTTCTATTCTATCGAAATGGATCCATCGATTTCTTTGTTGGAGGCATTTGCTACAAGTGTAGCGCATCTTACTTGCCGAAAAATTCCTGAAATTATAGATGACAAAGGTCAGTCAGAAGCAGAGCATGTTCCAGAGCCGAATCCAAGAGCTGATAGAAGGAAACCACCGCTGTTTCAAGAGCAAATCCCTGCAAAGTACGTTACGTGCCCACCCTTGTCTCCAGTTGGAAGGAGTTAGGAATGGAGATTTTGTTTTTAAGTTGTTTGGGCCACATCTATTTCTCAAAGAGAGGATGTTGCCATTAATCACTGCATCCTTGGATTATTATCAGTTTAGACTGGAAGAAAACGGTGATTAGTAATATTGTAAAGGTACCTGCTGATGCAGAAAACTTATATGACAGTGTAAATTTTGTTGATCAAGTCTAATTTTGCTACTTGTAGTTTCAAGATGTGCATTTCTTAATGTATATGGACAAGGACCTCATAAAGGGGCCAGTTAATGGGGTATTTGGTAGTTATGTTGAAACAAGTTAACAGCTCGTGTGGCTTTAACCGTGTCTTTGATACACGTTATTTTTATAGCCCAATTAAACCCGTCTTGAAGCCTATGTTTCAGCCTCCAAAATTAACTTGAAATAGATATATTTTTGAGGTTGTTTTAGTCGACATAAAAATTAACCAGATAAAAATTGAAGATATGGTaaatttttaacaaaattatcAAACACATCAACTAGATACTGCATAACTAGCACAAATTATAATACATATAACGGTCATTATCATACCTAACCATAACATGGATATTCTACCAAACGAGCCCTAAAGGTATTGTGGTGTTAAAAATCTCCTTCACAGACCAACATACAATACAAAACCAGTATTTAGGTCTTACAAATTCTCACAGACCAACACAGGATGCAAAAAAGTGGTTTTGGTCTTACAATCTGTTTCAAAGATCAACATATGAGGCATGGTGAATGCATAGAAACCATTGACCATCAATCTTCTCAAAAACATTCGACGCAAAATGCCTTCCCCAGCTACTGCCCTTGGTCTTCACCATTTCGATGCAGGTAACGTAGCCAACCTCACCTCTCACGTGGACCTGTACGTCCTTGATCTCAATCTCGAGGGGGAACTCGTAGTCAGCCCAAACAAATTCCCAGCTCCCCATCACCAGGTCATAACCAGAGATGCCACTCACACCAGGGTGCACGACACACACATGGTTGCCCTTCGACCAGAGGGCTTGCATGGAAGCTAAATCCCCATTTCTGAACGAGTTGTAAAATAGGGAGTTTGCTGCTAAGACTGAAGCCTTGCTATCCTCCTGGAGAAGTCGAAGGCTGTCCCTGATCTTTGCTGCCTGGGAATAGTTCTCTTCCTCAATGGCAATCTGCAACTCCCGCTCCAATGTCTGTTCGTTCAGCAAGATGCTTTCACCACTCATGGTTCCACCAGACTCTTCCCTCGTCACCTGACATGATACCAGCAACCGCGATCTCGATCCTCGCACATAATTCACTGCTCtgaagaagaaaataatgaagataTATTACTCTCTTATAGCTCGATTCAAGAAACCGTATACTACAACATTGAACCAGTTTCACAATCAGCTTACGCACATTTCATCAAATACAGATAAACTCATTCACACTATACAGCTTATAGAAAAATCTCAACTATGATTCACAACAACGTGATTACAAATAGAAATACCGTGAAGTTCGAGTATCTTCTCTTCCACCTAAAACCACATCGTTTCGCCTGTGAGGACAAGGGTAAAGATGATGACGAAGCATCCCACCACTGTTGGCGCACAAGGCAGCTAAACGACTACGTTCTCTGCAGTGCAACACTGCCTACATTCATAACACATCAAACTAAATTAGGCACCCCTGATTCTTCAATCTGCTATACTAAAACCCATATCATTGATACACATTTCAATAACCAAAATGAAAGGCCTAATTCGAGCAGAATAATACTCCTAGGAACATAACACTGAACTTAATTATTCATCCCCAAATATCGAATTTCATACACCCTAATTACGATACAATTCAAATCCATCAACCAGAAACAAATAGATGAAACATAAAAGAGGGAAAATGAAACAACTATGCATAATCAGGAtaaaaattgacaaaaaaattaaattaactcTCACATCATTTGTTGCGTCCCTAAATAAACTAGAACGGTTCAGCTGGGGCTTGAAACACATCGCGGAAAAATTTGACACCTCCATGGCAGCAACGATCCCGCCAGCTGCCgagaagagagaaaattaaACGATTGATTATTACAGAAGGAAGCAATACGGAAGCATGATTTCAAAATCCTGTGGATTAGATAAGGATGAATTTGGACTTACTCGTTGACTGGTAGGAGAGAATACGAGAGAAGCGCTGGATTGatgaagcagcagcagcagcagcagcttaAACTGCGTGGAAATGAAAAATTGATCATT
It contains:
- the LOC121792123 gene encoding uncharacterized protein LOC121792123; its protein translation is MHAVKQPSSRSVEMSMDMDVVRQERSLGQRQNVVSVGEKTPLPWIEKARLLQGKHRVRHSFSQPSDDRGLDFTENASAEKVRSRYAGNERKPRVGGRAFDDNELVKHMSNLPGFLQHVEKDNTIQDKALNFGVLDWKRLEKWKYTERMPGKLLRKASPTSDSFVSASGLPKISPNLKRQPSLHTPYPSLSHSAKQPVADGSSSQQPHPPQSLFIKSSKEGRNSKYQKEEEYVEYLKSKGKERCNQKYHTAESIRIVMQQNHFKQTEKYSDQYSSETIAYKSKMNPQKETVSEREASSSSSKQRKQKVAPLPPNKVRAYGKKSERRYDELKLTSGCSAPEPQNIVLLVPKDLQEKGRSESSQITESRTSLDTKLSAVAVTGNRLSGFCSPRELYSGGYSDIPHSCPLPSSSMKPHDLLASHATDADIFPNADSITSTSSEAKFSDMSEEDIRASAYIEASTRKQSINGEQSTAKGRSPSPTRRFSFNLGKMGRSFSFKESSEVPQLCSTYTPVKSAPVRSEVSRSMDSVDKDQANSSSKARSSPLRRLLDPLLKQKTSSDTVRPLNGSLRSMTASPTGIKGPPQDKRPDESNFQALLQLTFKNGLPFFRLVVENRKDMLAAAVKRLPTSEKNDPCMVYSFYTVHEIKKKSMNWINHGSKSKTCSLGYSIIGQMKISTVYHLKANREGTSECDARECVLYGVDPGQVDKQMLAFVPKKEIAAIVVKNSSKRVNGGEFMDKNQRSEGRNFPQLVFPASLESQEKANSNGTIVILPGAVHGIPIKGTPSSLISRWRSGGCCDCGGWDVGCKLRILADSRKGSYNIQESASSSVDHVNLFMQGGEHTGRPVFSLKPFSDEFYSIEMDPSISLLEAFATSVAHLTCRKIPEIIDDKGQSEAEHVPEPNPRADRRKPPLFQEQIPAKYVTCPPLSPVGRS
- the LOC121764089 gene encoding uncharacterized protein LOC121764089, encoding MEVSNFSAMCFKPQLNRSSLFRDATNDAVLHCRERSRLAALCANSGGMLRHHLYPCPHRRNDVVLGGREDTRTSRAVNYVRGSRSRLLVSCQVTREESGGTMSGESILLNEQTLERELQIAIEEENYSQAAKIRDSLRLLQEDSKASVLAANSLFYNSFRNGDLASMQALWSKGNHVCVVHPGVSGISGYDLVMGSWEFVWADYEFPLEIEIKDVQVHVRGEVGYVTCIEMVKTKGSSWGRHFASNVFEKIDGQWFLCIHHASYVDL